The Flavobacteriaceae bacterium 3519-10 genome includes a window with the following:
- a CDS encoding peptidase M4, thermolysin produces MKKVLLSCFLALGFGTQAQLTHVGDFEDATNVSQYAQFGGGTITAAAACSGTLGGQLQIGAINSNNTVVTQTGWMVLTDVLEEEFGKPNNGQAVDVSFNYKKAAGSNGTLYVALFTYLASTNQWSVEYVSPGTVLGTAEITTCAVKTATIPDGKMQPGQSYGIGAWVVGSANGDIYVDDISIMQESVTAAPACTTFTNLANGAVLPSGTNTISWNPSTDAVNYILSVGTTPGGTDVFSGTVAGTSQNVSLAPNTTYYATVSPSNTVGTATGCAVITFSTNNVLSYCALTTNQPSAIAPIKSVTFAMETNTSDATALTIGVFPHYQDFTTTVFEVKDNVTTLPLSILGTTNGNPVNGWAMSAFIDWNEDGDFDDAGESYFNTTATMIRVAGVATNPVPLTGNITIPAGTTYGAKRMRVKYNFSGTSIHTALMSGCAQMGNGQAEDYTLNYQEFLAVGDAAKTTVSVYPNPFTDVLRISDIKGIKSINIVDASGRTVRTMAPAAELNLSNLKSGLYMVTLRYEDGTVKTVKSIKK; encoded by the coding sequence ATGAAAAAAGTATTACTTTCTTGTTTCCTTGCTTTAGGGTTCGGAACACAGGCACAACTTACCCATGTGGGTGACTTCGAAGATGCCACAAATGTTAGTCAGTATGCGCAGTTCGGCGGGGGAACAATTACCGCAGCAGCTGCTTGCTCGGGAACATTGGGAGGTCAACTTCAAATCGGCGCGATAAACTCGAATAATACTGTAGTAACGCAAACTGGTTGGATGGTACTTACAGACGTTCTTGAAGAAGAATTTGGCAAACCCAACAACGGCCAGGCTGTTGATGTGAGCTTTAACTACAAAAAAGCAGCAGGATCAAACGGGACGCTATACGTTGCCCTGTTTACCTACCTTGCGAGCACCAACCAGTGGAGCGTGGAATATGTTAGCCCGGGCACTGTACTTGGAACAGCCGAAATTACAACGTGTGCTGTGAAAACTGCAACCATTCCAGACGGAAAAATGCAGCCGGGACAGAGCTACGGAATCGGTGCGTGGGTAGTGGGAAGTGCAAACGGAGATATCTATGTTGATGATATCTCGATTATGCAGGAATCTGTAACCGCAGCGCCTGCATGTACAACTTTCACTAATTTGGCGAACGGTGCGGTATTGCCTTCCGGAACCAACACCATTAGCTGGAACCCTTCCACAGACGCAGTGAATTATATCCTAAGTGTAGGTACAACCCCAGGTGGTACAGATGTGTTTTCCGGCACTGTAGCAGGAACATCACAAAACGTTTCGCTGGCTCCGAATACAACATACTACGCAACAGTTTCTCCATCCAATACTGTAGGCACTGCAACCGGTTGCGCAGTAATCACATTCAGTACAAATAATGTATTGTCTTACTGTGCACTCACTACCAATCAACCTAGTGCAATTGCTCCAATCAAATCCGTGACTTTCGCAATGGAAACTAATACATCGGATGCTACTGCTTTAACTATTGGTGTTTTCCCTCACTATCAGGACTTCACAACTACGGTATTTGAAGTGAAAGATAATGTAACCACATTGCCACTTTCCATTCTCGGCACTACCAACGGTAACCCTGTGAACGGATGGGCGATGTCAGCATTCATTGACTGGAATGAAGATGGTGATTTCGACGATGCGGGCGAGTCTTATTTCAACACAACCGCAACAATGATCAGAGTGGCGGGAGTTGCTACCAACCCAGTTCCGCTTACTGGTAATATTACGATTCCTGCAGGCACCACCTACGGAGCGAAAAGAATGAGAGTGAAATACAATTTCTCCGGAACCTCAATTCATACTGCGCTGATGTCAGGATGTGCTCAGATGGGTAACGGACAGGCTGAAGATTACACCTTGAACTACCAGGAATTCCTTGCTGTAGGAGATGCAGCTAAAACTACTGTTTCTGTATATCCAAACCCATTCACAGATGTATTGAGAATCTCAGATATCAAAGGCATTAAATCGATTAATATCGTGGATGCTTCAGGTAGAACAGTTCGTACAATGGCACCTGCGGCGGAGCTGAACTTAAGCAATCTGAAATCAGGTCTTTACATGGTAACTTTACGTTACGAAGATGGCACTGTGAAAACTGTGAAATCTATCAAAAAGTAA
- a CDS encoding 2-oxoisovalerate dehydrogenase, E1 component, alpha and beta subunit has product MEIDTQHKVSQEILLKAFNHMMLAKAMADIYEENRSITTYVHSTSRGHEAIQLATAYQLTKEDWVSPYYRDDSLLLGIGFEPYRLMLQLLAKADDPFSGGRSYYSHPSSLEENLPKIIHQSSATGMQAIPTTGVAQGIKYIQEFNLKTYENNPIAICSMGDNSVTEGEVSEAFQFAALHQLPIIFLVQDNEWGISVTKEEARTSDAYEFVAGFTGLNRVRVDGTDFVASYEAMKKAVDFVREEGQPVVVCAKTVLIGHHTSGVRREFYRDEENLTTHRAKDPGVILRKRLIEDGVAENILNEIEKNARQQAEKDFKKAIAAEDPKPDTVKNHIFAPTPVTEETGTRVPENQEKIVMVDAAIHAIQEIMWKHPEALLYGQDVGERIGGVFRETVTLGKKFGKKRVFNTPIQEAYIIGSTVGMSAVGLKPIVEVQFADYIYPGINQLITEISKSNYLSNGKFPVSNIIRVPIGAYGGGGPYHSGSVESILANIKGIKIAYPSNAADFKGLLKAAYYDPNPVIMLEHKGLYWSKVPGTEDAKTIEPAEDYILPLGKGNVIVEADRSETDKGRSMLVVTYGMGVYWAKEAAKNFPGQVEIIDLRTLIPLDEDLVFKSVKKHGKCLVLTEEQLNNSFAEAFAHRISKNCFKYLDAPVEAMGAMDLPAVPINLILEKEMLPNASKVSDRIREMLAQ; this is encoded by the coding sequence ATGGAAATCGATACTCAGCACAAAGTTTCGCAGGAAATTTTACTCAAAGCTTTTAATCATATGATGCTGGCCAAAGCAATGGCCGATATTTATGAAGAAAACCGAAGCATCACCACCTATGTGCACAGCACTTCGCGCGGCCATGAAGCCATTCAGTTGGCAACCGCCTACCAACTCACAAAGGAAGACTGGGTTTCGCCATATTACCGGGACGACAGCCTTCTGCTTGGCATTGGATTCGAACCCTACCGACTGATGCTTCAGCTGCTTGCAAAAGCCGACGATCCTTTTTCCGGAGGGCGCTCATATTACTCGCACCCCTCGAGTTTAGAAGAGAACCTTCCAAAAATAATCCACCAGAGTTCTGCGACCGGAATGCAGGCAATACCGACAACCGGCGTTGCTCAAGGAATTAAATATATTCAGGAATTCAACCTGAAAACGTATGAAAACAACCCGATTGCAATCTGCAGCATGGGCGATAATTCGGTCACAGAAGGCGAAGTTTCGGAAGCTTTTCAGTTTGCAGCACTTCATCAGCTCCCGATTATATTTCTCGTGCAGGACAATGAATGGGGTATTTCTGTTACCAAAGAAGAGGCGCGCACCTCAGACGCATATGAGTTCGTCGCAGGTTTCACAGGTCTGAACCGTGTACGCGTTGACGGAACCGATTTCGTGGCCAGTTATGAAGCGATGAAAAAAGCGGTTGATTTCGTGCGTGAAGAAGGCCAGCCTGTGGTCGTCTGTGCTAAAACAGTATTGATCGGCCATCACACTTCGGGCGTGAGGCGCGAATTCTACCGGGATGAAGAAAACCTCACCACGCATCGGGCAAAAGACCCCGGTGTTATTTTGAGAAAAAGATTGATTGAGGATGGCGTTGCCGAAAATATTCTGAATGAGATTGAAAAAAATGCGCGTCAACAGGCTGAAAAAGATTTTAAGAAAGCAATTGCAGCAGAAGATCCGAAACCTGACACTGTAAAAAACCACATTTTCGCGCCCACTCCCGTAACAGAAGAAACGGGCACAAGGGTACCGGAAAACCAGGAGAAAATAGTGATGGTCGATGCAGCTATCCACGCGATTCAGGAAATTATGTGGAAACATCCCGAAGCGTTGCTTTACGGACAGGATGTTGGCGAGCGGATTGGCGGCGTGTTCCGCGAGACCGTGACCTTAGGTAAAAAATTTGGCAAAAAAAGAGTTTTCAACACGCCGATTCAGGAAGCCTACATCATTGGCTCGACGGTCGGGATGAGTGCCGTAGGCTTAAAACCCATTGTAGAAGTGCAGTTTGCCGATTACATTTACCCGGGCATCAATCAGCTTATTACAGAAATTTCAAAATCGAATTATTTAAGCAACGGAAAATTTCCGGTGAGCAATATTATCCGTGTGCCTATTGGCGCTTATGGCGGTGGCGGGCCTTATCACAGTGGCAGTGTAGAAAGTATTCTCGCCAACATTAAAGGCATAAAAATCGCCTACCCGAGTAACGCTGCAGATTTCAAGGGACTGCTGAAAGCGGCGTACTACGACCCAAATCCGGTGATTATGCTTGAGCATAAAGGCTTATATTGGAGCAAAGTACCTGGCACCGAAGATGCTAAAACCATAGAACCTGCCGAGGATTATATTCTGCCGCTGGGTAAAGGAAACGTCATTGTTGAAGCCGACAGATCCGAGACTGACAAAGGCCGGAGCATGCTCGTGGTAACATACGGTATGGGTGTTTACTGGGCGAAAGAGGCCGCTAAAAATTTTCCAGGTCAGGTTGAAATTATCGATTTACGGACGTTGATCCCACTGGATGAAGATTTAGTTTTCAAAAGTGTAAAAAAACACGGAAAATGCTTGGTATTAACCGAAGAGCAGCTTAATAACTCTTTTGCTGAAGCTTTTGCACACCGCATTTCGAAAAACTGTTTCAAATATCTCGACGCGCCGGTTGAGGCTATGGGAGCAATGGATCTGCCCGCAGTTCCTATTAATTTGATTCTCGAAAAAGAAATGTTGCCAAATGCATCTAAAGTTTCAGACCGCATCCGGGAAATGCTTGCGCAATAA